In Lysinibacillus sp. 2017, the DNA window TATCCTAGGTCAGAAAATGATTGACCGTGGTTATTCAGGTGGTTATTCTGCTTCAGTTATTGCAATTAGCTCCTTAATTACTGCAACGATTCCGCCAAGTATCGGTCTTATTCTATATGGTTATGTTGGGCAGGTATCTATTGGGAAACTATTTTTAGCAGGAATTATTCCTGGATTACTAATGATGGTGATTTTAATGGTTATCTCTTATATAATTGCCAGAAAAAGAGGCTATGACAGTAATAACGAACAAAGGCGAGCTACATTACCTGAAATTGGTGAAACACTAAAAGAAAGTATTTGGGCTTTAATGTTCCCTGTAATTTTAGTAGTCGGAATCAGATTTGGAATTTTTACAGCATCTGAAGCAGGTGCTTTTGCAGTTGTTTATGCCATTGTTATTGGCTTCTTCGTTTATAAAGAGTTAAATTGGAAAAACTTTAAAGAAGCACTTTCTCAATCTATCACAGACAATGCTTCTATTTTATTAATCATCTCAGTTTCTTCAATCCTAGGTTTCTTAATTACTTATGATAGATTACCACAAAATGCAGCTGATTTCTTAATTGGTGTAACGACTAACGGAAGTCTCATGGTCATTTTAATTCTAATCTTCTTAGTCATTGCAGGGATGTTTATTGAGTCAACAGTTCTAGTTCTTTTATTAACACCAATATTCTTACCAGTAGTCCAACAAGTAGGGATTGACCCAGTACATTTTGGAATACTGATGATGACAATCGTTACGTTTGGTGGTATGACTCCACCAGTAGGG includes these proteins:
- a CDS encoding TRAP transporter large permease, translating into MLIVAIVFLTLLFLNMPVAFAIGIGSLMYFFIGSNLPIEITTQRMVAGTQSFPLLAVPFFILAGNLMNASGITERLIRFSNALTGHLQGSLAHVSIVLSTVMGGVSGSANADAAMQSRILGQKMIDRGYSGGYSASVIAISSLITATIPPSIGLILYGYVGQVSIGKLFLAGIIPGLLMMVILMVISYIIARKRGYDSNNEQRRATLPEIGETLKESIWALMFPVILVVGIRFGIFTASEAGAFAVVYAIVIGFFVYKELNWKNFKEALSQSITDNASILLIISVSSILGFLITYDRLPQNAADFLIGVTTNGSLMVILILIFLVIAGMFIESTVLVLLLTPIFLPVVQQVGIDPVHFGILMMTIVTFGGMTPPVGVTMYTTTSIMKVPLEDYIKESIPFILGVFLLVLILTFFPSLVMFLPDLFM